The Deferribacter desulfuricans SSM1 genome contains a region encoding:
- a CDS encoding DnaB-like helicase C-terminal domain-containing protein yields MNYLSLNLNRLVAIIIYKNSKNILKKYGLPFLNLKVHPSYQFFIYALSLLYKNVSEKIEIEKFKITMMDLINYLKSNPDILLKSKYFNYFRQIHNITDINEFLESVIPYFDIYIKQIEEEYKLIINKEIDIDEFIKVIEEYLEQEQIKKALEQINNEIVKPVPDQEKIRKLLNEVSLLHKQVFKININSFELSKINEKDLVFSNDLFDSKTRIPTNFEVADRLFGGGVTRSSLTTIVAPTGTGKTTTLSNIAAKAFASGKTVVFFTLEEEYNDILLYITQIINQKTEYEIRENPQGYLKKLKEIQIKYGNDLIIHEAINKGARKSQFTVEDIMEFIEEYNNIHEEHPIEFIIIDYIGALAELSGGSNIYSNVGDIARGLKRMAKYFRTPVITAHQTNKGVWKTGKTELDSVADSSIIIMRSDFVLLLSQSPEDYEQNLMRYKSGKVRHGKKNKECIAYIDYYTKTIEFKEELTIEDKTVEEYSLKQTQETQELDQNLSEEEIKIKEEQIKNNVTKKRRGRPKKNKVETEVPHDLYTTINLLPESEINIQDNNSNLNNITENTNINMIKNNEEESNINSNEELEISNNDNDNNDDMFKIKVVEQDNNKANSDGIDEVEITDIFDSF; encoded by the coding sequence ATGAATTATCTTTCTTTGAATCTTAATAGATTAGTTGCGATTATAATATATAAAAACAGTAAAAATATATTAAAAAAATATGGTTTACCTTTCCTAAATTTAAAAGTGCATCCATCATATCAATTTTTTATTTATGCATTATCACTTTTATATAAGAATGTTTCTGAAAAAATAGAAATTGAAAAGTTCAAAATAACTATGATGGATCTTATAAATTATTTAAAATCTAATCCTGATATATTATTAAAAAGTAAATATTTTAATTATTTTAGACAAATACATAATATAACAGATATAAATGAATTTTTAGAAAGTGTTATTCCTTATTTTGATATTTATATTAAACAAATAGAAGAAGAATACAAATTAATTATCAATAAAGAAATAGATATTGATGAATTTATTAAAGTTATAGAAGAATATTTAGAACAGGAACAAATAAAAAAAGCTTTAGAACAAATTAATAATGAAATTGTCAAACCTGTACCAGATCAAGAAAAAATACGAAAGCTTTTAAATGAAGTAAGTTTATTACATAAACAAGTATTTAAAATTAATATTAATTCTTTCGAATTAAGTAAAATTAATGAAAAGGATTTGGTTTTTTCTAATGATCTATTTGATAGTAAAACAAGGATCCCTACAAATTTTGAAGTAGCTGATAGGTTATTTGGTGGTGGAGTAACCAGGAGTTCATTAACAACCATTGTAGCTCCAACTGGTACAGGTAAAACTACTACCCTATCAAATATTGCAGCTAAAGCTTTCGCTAGTGGTAAAACAGTAGTTTTTTTTACATTAGAAGAAGAATATAATGATATTTTGTTATATATTACCCAAATTATTAATCAAAAAACAGAATATGAAATAAGAGAAAACCCTCAAGGTTATTTAAAAAAATTAAAAGAAATACAGATAAAATACGGAAATGACTTAATAATTCATGAAGCTATTAATAAAGGTGCGAGAAAATCTCAATTTACAGTTGAAGATATTATGGAATTTATCGAAGAATATAATAATATCCATGAAGAACACCCTATTGAGTTTATTATCATCGATTATATAGGTGCGTTAGCAGAGTTATCTGGTGGTTCTAATATTTACAGTAATGTAGGTGATATAGCTAGAGGTTTGAAAAGGATGGCTAAATATTTCAGAACACCTGTAATAACAGCTCACCAGACTAACAAAGGTGTATGGAAAACAGGTAAAACTGAGTTAGATTCAGTAGCTGATAGTTCAATTATAATTATGCGTAGTGATTTTGTTTTATTGTTATCACAGTCTCCTGAAGATTATGAACAGAATTTAATGAGATATAAATCAGGTAAAGTTAGACATGGTAAGAAGAATAAGGAGTGTATTGCTTATATAGATTATTACACTAAAACAATTGAATTTAAGGAAGAGCTTACTATTGAAGACAAAACAGTAGAAGAGTACAGCTTAAAACAAACTCAAGAAACTCAAGAATTAGATCAAAATCTTTCGGAAGAAGAAATTAAAATAAAAGAAGAACAAATAAAAAATAATGTTACTAAAAAAAGGCGTGGTAGACCAAAGAAAAATAAAGTTGAAACAGAAGTTCCTCATGATTTATATACTACAATAAATTTATTACCAGAATCTGAAATAAACATACAAGATAATAACTCAAATTTAAATAATATAACCGAAAATACGAATATTAATATGATTAAAAATAATGAAGAAGAGTCAAATATAAATAGTAACGAAGAATTAGAAATTAGTAATAATGATAATGATAATAATGATGATATGTTTAAGATTAAGGTAGTAGAACAAGATAATAATAAAGCTAATAGCGATGGTATAGATGAAGTTGAAATAACTGATATATTTGACTCTTTTTAA